The Trichoderma asperellum chromosome 6, complete sequence region CAGAAGTAAGAACGACAGTGTTGGCTCGTAATGTGTTGCTCTGGTTTATTACTTTTGCTATTTTACTTTGGGTAGACTTTGTCTTTTTagctctcttttccccaaCACTGATTTCAACATTTGTTTGGCTGTTCAACAGCCAAGTATTTCGGCGAGGCAAATATATAGACTTTTCGAACTTTCTAATTCTACATATCGACCATAGGAAACTGTCATATTAAAATGGATATTCAGTATATTTGCATGGAATACCTTACATTTTGAACTGCAGATTCCTCATTAATCCTTCAACAGACACTCTATGCGAAGTTGTGAAGCGTGTTGCCAATATACCTGTACCCTATTATGACTGTACTATCATGAGGGAGGGATCAAATCCTTTGACTCATATTTTTCCGCTAGGATATAAATCTGATCAAACGGTAGTTTGTCAGGAGCAAGGTCTGCTCTCAACCCAGCACTTGGCATACCTCCAGCATACGGAAAAGGTATGCCCCACTGAAACTTTCACCCTCTGTTCAATATATGCCACGTACTTTATTGCCTTTACCGAAGAAAGGTACTCATATCTAGCTGCAGTTCTGAGATTAGTAAATATGAGAATAGTTGGTGAAAGATGAGAGAATATTTGCTGCGATATGTCTCTTCTCAACGTCGGTATGCCAGCATTGAAAAGTTATTTTAGTGCGGATGGAGTAGAATCATGTTGGGGCACAATTATCAGGCGACATAGGCCTAGTGGTCTCTCTTGGGTATGACTCCTAGCACGTAGTTGGATATAGTATGACGCGAGCTTGAGGAAATATCTTATACCAGCGAATGAGCGAGGCTTGGGCAAGACCTTCTCAGAAAAGTCAAACGAGCTGCTAGTAATGGGTGCATCTGCTGGCTCTGGGTTAAATGTAGGAAAGCTGAGCATCCATCAGAATAGTGGATTGGGCTGGCTGAAGACGGCGTGATTCGAGACTGGTTCTCATGGCCGAGCTGGGATGAGGCTTGGCGAGTACTAAGACTGGAGGAGTTAGAGCTTACTGGTCCCTTTTTATAGAGAGGGACTATTTATAGAGAAACCAGGTAAATATGGCGTTCAGTCGTACTTATACTACCATTGGGCTTGAATGCTGACTATCGCTAATAGTATAGGCAAAAGTACAACAAAGCCTGCGATATTGGATATTGGTTGCCCAAATGAGAGATTACTGAATTAGGAAATCAGCTTGACAGGTAGGCCAATGGTAGTGCGCGTAGTGGGGCCTAATCATTCAGCGACCAAAGATGGGAAACTGCAATGCCCAGTCTTCGCTATAATGGCACGCAAATGTCCCACAAAATACGGTACATATAAAGCCAGTACTTGCATATAAAACAGTTGGTTAGAATGAAAACTTGCCTATCGttatttatagtagtagattAGCCTAGTCCCAGGCATGTTCTCGGTCTGCGCGTCTTCCGGATATTGGCTTCATCGGAGCCAAAAGCTTATAAGACAACAACTTGTTCTATTTTCCGAGTCCTACATATTttaatttgctttttttcataGGATTAAATGTAATTATTACTATTCTTTTTCGAAAGTTATGAAATGACAGTTCAAGATCTTTGCATCAAAGCGATGATATCATCTAATCATAGACCGCTCTCGCCAGTGATGTCTAAGTAtttgaagttgaagatggcttcatctatatattcttgtttttttataacgtAAGAAAATCCTCTTAGAAGTTAGTACTTACAATAGTGCCGACCCTTAAGAGATGCTTACCATACAATTGAGTAGCTTCAGTGACAAATCCGAAAGCTGTAGGGGGTGCTGAATCGACGAGTAGCATGATTTTATTTTGGGTTTTCATATGAGCCCAGCTCGACATGATATACCCAAATCAGATAAGCAAAGTACAAAAGTTTGATGATATAATACAAAATAAAATTTACGGAAGGGTGGAACACCATCGGCCACTTCGTTTCGCCAGCCCACAAAGCTGTGTATCAAAGGTGACACCAGCGAGAGATCCTATCAAAATTCCCGCTGTCTCTCCGATTCCAATGCTCCCGAGAGCGAATTCGGCATCAGCCTCCGGATTCCGACCCAGATAATCCATAGCTGCTCCAAATATGCCCATATACATCATTCCGCCCAGCCAACCGATGGTAAATAGAACACCAAACAAGAAATATACATTTGAAGTCAAAAGGAATGCTGTATTGAGAATTGCAGCGGTAGTGCAAAATACCAATAAGGCAAAGATGAGTCTTAATCTCCTGGTGCGAAATAGAAGAGCTGTTGAGCGAGCTAATAGATTCCCATACTGGAACGCAAAGTCATGTGCAGCTGAAAATGCTGAATATCGTGGAAATATCGGTAGTATAGCGCTAGCGCGAGTTGTGCCAGGAGACACAAGGACCTGTACTGCGGtaacaaggagaagagggttTATACAGAGTCGAAAGAGCTTGCTGCCCAGGAGATGCATATTCCGATTGAAGCGTACCCCAAAGCTCATATCTGAGGAAGGTATTTCTTCAGAGAGAAGTGAGAGCTTCTGCTCTTCAATCTCAGGCGTTAATTCACCTTCAGCTGCCAAGTTCTCTAATTCGTATTGTATTAGAGGTGAAGGCAATATCAGAAAGTACGCCGCTACTGTAGCCAAAAGCAAGCAGTAGGTATATTTTATGCAGTCTCGCAACACCATATTTGTATAAAGCGTTAATAGTGTTGGAAGTATGTCGCGTAGTGCACTCCCAGCTGCGATTCCTGTTCCCCATCCCGCCAAAGCCGTCTTGCCATAAAGAGATAACTGGCTCGAGAAGAAAACTTTTCCAGCTGCGGTGCTTGCTGATGCAAGTATCGCAATTAGGATGCGGATAGGTGCTACAACATTCGGAGGCGAGGCATTGGTGGTAATTGTAGCCAAGATCCAACAACTTGCAACAAAAACTGGACAAGCCCAGTGCGGTACATAATGCAAGGCATGCGGGAAGAGGAGCTCGATGGCGAGAGCCGGAAGAAGTTCTATAACCAATACAATAGGCCGAGGAAATGGGATAATGAGATAAAGACCAGAGAAAATGATATGAGGCAGAACGGTATTTGCAAAGCCTATCAAGTAGTGGATATTAGCTTATGGACACAGCGCTTGATGTGACGCTTGCACGAGTCGGTGCCCCGTCAGCGAAACACTCACCAAAAATTCCGAAAGCAGAAATAGCCCGTAGATTATACCTAACAGCGGAGAGGGGCAGAGGCTTATGATAGAAAGGCTCCGCTGTAGACATACTGGATACTGTAGGTGCAAAGTCGAAATGAGTCGTATTAACAAATTTGGCGTTGGGGCTGCAGCTAGCCAAGGTCATCTCATGTCTAGATATGTTTTGGCCTTTTCCCCCTCAAGTTGCTTTTCCCAATTCTTTATCAATAGTATAACAATTCAAGATCAATAGTCGCTATTAGAACAAAGAATAAGCCCTCAGTCTTAGACGGTGAATGCGGTTGAAATCAAGAGCCACCTTTTATCACTCGATCATCTTACATACCTAGGTGACTAAGCGGCACTGAAACGCAATAGCTTTTGGGACTGTGCGAGGCACATACAAACTAGAGAAGAATGACGTCGCGTGGTTTGAGGCCGGCCCCTTAGAAGTTGTGTCTCGCCCACGTGGTGACGCCCAGGTATGTCCAAGTCCGCCTGACTCAATGCTGCAGAAGCGAAGAATGAGGAAACAACCAAATATTGAGAGATTTTGAATTGGAGAAATAAGAAATCACTTTTGAAAcgaatttaaagaaaaaaaaaaggagaagccATGGTGACGCGtagtctttttttccttgccTCTTCTCATCCACTCGATGGAGATGCCAATCGCTTCTTGATTTGGCGGTTTTACTGGAGCTCAAAGACCCACGTTTGCTACGATTTATGAGACTCACGCCTGCGATCAGCGGTAAATGCTCTCCGGATCTTCGGTAGGACAGGgtgcgagaaaaaaaaatgagagaaaatgaaTCAATCCGCTTgatctccttttcttcacgcgttctcgaaaaaaaaaaaagccatcGCCAAAGAGATGCATCAAGTCGCGGTGACTTTAGTTTTGTAGAGATACTCGGTGATAATCGCTACACGCCCCTCGCTTCATACAGCAGGCTTCTTTTCACCACAGCTGCAGTATAAGAAAACATGCGACGCGTGTCTCCAGGATCCTTTGCCAGCGTCTTTGGCCAATCGGATTCCGAAACAGATTATCGCGCCCTACCAAATCATGGACATCAGACAATGGCCACCAAAGCCACCGGCTTCCGGCGATGCTCGCAGCTAATATGCCAGAGCATAATATGGCAGATCCTATTCTTGATAGCTTTAACTATTAGCCTGTTCTTCTCAGCTCTGGTATATAAGAATGATTCCGCTCTCTGCTT contains the following coding sequences:
- a CDS encoding uncharacterized protein (TransMembrane:9 (o49-74i81-98o104-123i135-154o166-189i201-222o273-291i340-358o364-385i)), giving the protein MTLASCSPNAKFVNTTHFDFAPTVSSMSTAEPFYHKPLPLSAVRYNLRAISAFGIFGFANTVLPHIIFSGLYLIIPFPRPIVLVIELLPALAIELLFPHALHYVPHWACPVFVASCWILATITTNASPPNVVAPIRILIAILASASTAAGKVFFSSQLSLYGKTALAGWGTGIAAGSALRDILPTLLTLYTNMVLRDCIKYTYCLLLATVAAYFLILPSPLIQYELENLAAEGELTPEIEEQKLSLLSEEIPSSDMSFGVRFNRNMHLLGSKLFRLCINPLLLVTAVQVLVSPGTTRASAILPIFPRYSAFSAAHDFAFQYGNLLARSTALLFRTRRLRLIFALLVFCTTAAILNTAFLLTSNVYFLFGVLFTIGWLGGMMYMGIFGAAMDYLGRNPEADAEFALGSIGIGETAGILIGSLAGVTFDTQLCGLAKRSGRWCSTLP